A genomic window from Halobellus ruber includes:
- a CDS encoding glutamate synthase-related protein has product MSRTDGETPERVATWSDLPDREPRHARVEGVDLVVVRYDGEVSVLYGRCLHRGVLLGDGHVDGHNLICGVHGWDYRVDTGISEYDNSEVLETFTAWVDDSEDAVYVDSAEVAAWAEDNPQPYADPDDAEAVDGAMQAATDAVEDGAVDPTFYGEYEDDAEPHSHYIQTLARKGPEGIGEHGSVSAMGVPHTELPSWEDLQILTAQLARTPLDDEAPVDAELVIGPNAENPLELEIPIFVSDMSFGALSEEAKIAISTGAELAGTGVCSGEGGMLPEERESNSRYFYEYATGKFGWDIEKVRKVQAFHFKAGQGAKTGTGGHLPGEKVQGRIAEVRDLEPGTDAVSPARFEDLETPDDFAALADRVREVGGGIPIGFKLSAQHVEDDIDFALEAGADYLILDGRGGGTGAAPDVFKDNISVPTMAALARARRHLDARERSDVTLIATGGLRTESDFVKALALGADGVAVANAAMQAIGCLGMRACDSNNCPVGIATQQEDLRSRIVIDSAAEGLQNYFEATVKLMKVMARACGHDSLSGFERRDLTTWKKEVAELTGVAYAGVGDGDQL; this is encoded by the coding sequence ATGAGCCGGACTGACGGCGAAACCCCCGAACGGGTCGCAACGTGGAGCGACCTCCCGGACCGCGAGCCCCGACACGCCCGGGTCGAAGGCGTCGACCTGGTGGTCGTCAGGTACGACGGCGAGGTGTCGGTGCTGTACGGCCGGTGTCTCCACCGGGGGGTGCTGCTCGGCGACGGCCACGTCGACGGCCACAACCTCATCTGCGGGGTCCACGGGTGGGACTACCGGGTCGACACCGGGATCAGCGAGTACGACAACTCCGAGGTCCTGGAGACGTTCACCGCCTGGGTCGACGATTCGGAGGACGCTGTCTACGTCGACAGCGCGGAGGTGGCGGCGTGGGCCGAGGACAACCCCCAGCCCTACGCCGACCCCGACGACGCTGAGGCGGTCGACGGGGCGATGCAGGCCGCCACCGACGCCGTCGAGGACGGCGCTGTCGACCCGACGTTCTACGGCGAGTACGAGGACGACGCCGAACCACACTCCCACTACATCCAGACGCTCGCACGGAAGGGACCGGAGGGAATCGGCGAACACGGCAGCGTGTCGGCGATGGGCGTCCCCCACACCGAACTCCCCTCCTGGGAGGACCTCCAGATCCTGACCGCCCAGCTCGCCCGCACCCCCCTCGACGACGAGGCGCCGGTCGACGCCGAACTCGTGATCGGTCCGAACGCCGAGAACCCCCTCGAACTTGAGATCCCGATCTTCGTGAGCGATATGAGCTTCGGGGCGCTGAGCGAGGAGGCCAAAATAGCAATCTCGACGGGCGCGGAGCTGGCCGGGACGGGGGTCTGTTCCGGAGAAGGCGGGATGCTCCCCGAGGAACGAGAGTCGAACTCCCGCTATTTCTACGAGTACGCCACCGGGAAGTTCGGGTGGGACATCGAGAAGGTTCGGAAGGTCCAGGCGTTCCACTTCAAGGCCGGCCAGGGCGCGAAGACCGGGACGGGCGGCCACCTCCCCGGCGAGAAGGTCCAGGGTCGGATCGCGGAGGTCCGGGACCTCGAACCCGGCACCGACGCGGTCAGCCCCGCGCGGTTCGAGGACCTGGAGACGCCCGACGATTTCGCTGCGCTCGCTGACCGGGTCCGGGAGGTGGGCGGCGGCATCCCGATCGGGTTCAAACTCTCAGCCCAGCACGTCGAAGACGACATCGACTTCGCTCTCGAAGCCGGCGCGGACTACCTCATCCTCGACGGCCGCGGCGGCGGAACGGGCGCGGCGCCTGACGTGTTCAAAGACAACATCTCCGTGCCCACGATGGCGGCGCTGGCCCGCGCCCGCCGGCACTTGGACGCCCGCGAGCGATCGGACGTGACGCTGATCGCGACCGGCGGACTCCGGACGGAGTCGGACTTCGTCAAGGCGCTGGCGCTGGGTGCCGACGGCGTAGCGGTTGCGAACGCCGCGATGCAGGCCATCGGGTGTCTGGGGATGCGGGCGTGCGACTCCAACAACTGCCCCGTCGGGATCGCGACCCAGCAGGAAGATCTCAGAAGCCGGATCGTGATCGACTCCGCGGCAGAGGGGCTGCAAAACTACTTCGAGGCGACGGTGAAGCTGATGAAGGTGATGGCCCGGGCGTGCGGCCACGACAGCCTCTCGGGGTTCGAGCGCCGGGATCTGACCACCTGGAAGAAGGAGGTCGCGGAGCTGACCGGCGTGGCGTACGCCGGCGTCGGCGACGGGGACCAATTATAA